In one window of Opitutus sp. GAS368 DNA:
- a CDS encoding glycoside hydrolase family 30 protein: protein MIETARDNGHRLAAVAAPAALPDDGQDKSRAGSSQQRDSNRALTLDPSQQFQEMVGFGGALTESSAYVLAQLPAARRAEVLRRYYDPQDGLGYTLARTHINSCDFSVNMWELDATPGDYDLHDFSLAPMRKWLLPLLHDAIKASGGRLRILASPWSPPAWMKTNNRMDDGGALRGEYAPAWANYFVKFVQRMKAEENIDIWALTVQNEPQAKQVWESCIYSAAQERDFIKNHLGPALAGAGLSGVKLLGLDHNRDLLEQFADTELGDPAAAKYLWGIALHWYDPGKDFAVSARVHARFPDKPVLFTEGCYEGGRTIGSWEHGEGYAHQMIGDIRNWVVNFMDWNIVLDERGGPNHVGNFCDAPVIVDTVTQEVRYGPSFYYLGHFSKYVQPGAHRIGSSGGPAALESVAFANPDGSLAVVVLNRTDAAVSFTLAAGGEALACTVPARAIQTYVGAVR, encoded by the coding sequence GTGATCGAGACCGCCCGCGACAACGGGCACCGGCTGGCGGCGGTCGCTGCGCCGGCTGCTTTGCCTGACGACGGTCAGGACAAATCCCGGGCTGGCAGCAGCCAGCAACGGGACTCCAATCGCGCTCTCACGCTCGACCCATCCCAGCAATTCCAGGAAATGGTCGGCTTCGGCGGCGCGCTGACCGAATCCTCCGCCTACGTGCTGGCCCAGCTGCCGGCCGCCCGGCGGGCCGAGGTGCTCCGGCGCTACTACGACCCGCAGGACGGTCTCGGCTACACCCTGGCCCGCACCCACATCAACAGCTGCGACTTCTCCGTCAACATGTGGGAGCTCGACGCCACGCCGGGCGACTACGACCTGCACGACTTCAGCCTGGCACCGATGCGGAAGTGGCTCCTGCCGCTCCTGCACGACGCCATCAAGGCCTCGGGCGGCCGGCTGCGCATCCTCGCCTCGCCGTGGAGCCCGCCGGCCTGGATGAAGACCAACAACCGCATGGACGATGGCGGCGCGTTGCGCGGGGAATATGCCCCGGCGTGGGCGAACTACTTCGTGAAGTTCGTGCAGCGGATGAAGGCGGAGGAGAACATCGATATCTGGGCCCTGACCGTGCAGAACGAGCCGCAGGCGAAGCAGGTCTGGGAGTCCTGCATCTATTCGGCGGCGCAGGAGCGCGATTTCATCAAGAACCACCTGGGCCCGGCTCTGGCCGGCGCCGGCCTGTCGGGGGTCAAGCTGCTCGGGCTCGACCACAACCGCGACCTGCTGGAGCAATTCGCCGACACCGAGCTCGGCGACCCGGCGGCGGCGAAATATCTCTGGGGCATCGCGCTGCACTGGTATGATCCGGGCAAGGACTTCGCCGTCTCCGCGCGCGTGCACGCCCGGTTCCCCGACAAGCCCGTCCTCTTCACCGAGGGTTGCTACGAGGGCGGCCGGACCATCGGGTCGTGGGAACACGGCGAGGGCTACGCGCACCAGATGATCGGCGACATCCGCAACTGGGTCGTGAACTTCATGGACTGGAACATCGTGCTCGATGAGCGCGGCGGTCCCAACCATGTCGGCAATTTCTGCGACGCGCCGGTCATCGTCGACACGGTCACCCAGGAGGTCCGCTACGGCCCGTCGTTCTACTACCTCGGCCATTTCAGCAAATACGTGCAGCCCGGCGCGCATCGCATCGGCTCGTCCGGCGGCCCGGCGGCGCTCGAGTCGGTCGCCTTCGCCAATCCCGACGGTTCGCTGGCGGTCGTCGTGCTCAACCGCACCGATGCCGCCGTGTCCTTCACCCTGGCCGCGGGCGGCGAGGCGCTGGCCTGCACCGTGCCCGCCCGCGCCATCCAGACCTACGTGGGGGCGGTGCGATGA
- a CDS encoding glycoside hydrolase family 16 protein, with product MSSPASSPVWQDEFNQPAGSGPDPAKWVHDLGDNGWGNKELQAYTASRENSFIVDDPEATDGKALVLRAVRTAAGGYTSARLKTLGKFSTGYGRIEARLKLPKGQGIWPAFWMLGDNINQVPWPACGEIDVVELIGHKPGTLHGTLHGPGYSGQHGLTKTTVLPGGASFSEAYHVFAVDWQPGRIEWLLDGKVYHTVTPADLPAGTKWVFDGARHFLLLNLAVGGAWPGYPDATTQFPQEYRIDYVRVYGPKF from the coding sequence ATGTCTTCCCCCGCATCCAGCCCGGTCTGGCAGGACGAGTTCAACCAGCCGGCCGGCTCCGGGCCGGACCCGGCGAAATGGGTCCACGATCTCGGCGACAACGGCTGGGGCAACAAGGAGCTGCAGGCCTACACGGCCTCGCGGGAGAATTCCTTCATCGTGGACGACCCCGAGGCCACCGACGGCAAGGCGCTCGTGCTGCGGGCCGTGCGCACCGCCGCCGGCGGTTACACCTCCGCCCGCCTGAAGACCCTCGGCAAATTCTCGACCGGCTACGGCCGCATCGAGGCGCGCCTGAAACTGCCGAAGGGGCAGGGCATCTGGCCCGCCTTCTGGATGCTCGGCGACAACATCAACCAGGTGCCCTGGCCGGCGTGCGGCGAGATCGACGTGGTCGAGCTCATCGGCCACAAGCCCGGCACGCTCCACGGCACGCTGCACGGGCCGGGTTACTCCGGCCAGCACGGCCTGACCAAGACCACGGTGCTGCCCGGCGGCGCAAGCTTCAGCGAGGCCTACCACGTGTTTGCCGTCGACTGGCAGCCGGGCAGGATCGAGTGGCTGCTCGACGGCAAGGTCTACCACACGGTCACGCCCGCCGACCTGCCCGCGGGAACGAAATGGGTCTTCGACGGCGCCCGCCATTTTCTCCTGCTCAATCTCGCCGTCGGCGGCGCGTGGCCGGGCTACCCCGACGCCACGACGCAATTCCCGCAGGAATACCGCATCGACTACGTCCGCGTCTACGGGCCGAAGTTTTAG
- a CDS encoding energy transducer TonB — MFKSILGIGVLLTATSAFAEDPAPPLHSEAPVELPTVTVNGSRLADYPPISPADLRGGGIAPTEPPVRLFFPGSGYAAGIAKGQATVCVELDEKGNATDYLLVAWTQKYFGEALLRAAQDTKYAPLLFKGVAVPSRFNFGYEFTPDFSVPMNTFDAVERRELEIRGGRPDFKYHPVTEAALDNRLERVREAVPHFPAGYTPVGGKGDWVVVSLYIDEEGHVRVPRVDSASSPLLVRNALLAVHYWQFKPATVKGKPALVYAAFAVSFIEAPK; from the coding sequence GTGTTTAAATCTATCCTGGGGATCGGGGTGCTTTTGACCGCAACGTCCGCGTTTGCCGAGGATCCCGCCCCGCCGCTTCATTCCGAGGCGCCGGTCGAGTTGCCCACGGTGACCGTCAATGGTTCGCGCTTGGCGGATTATCCGCCCATTTCCCCCGCGGATTTGCGCGGCGGCGGCATCGCGCCGACCGAGCCGCCGGTGCGGCTCTTTTTCCCCGGCAGCGGCTACGCGGCGGGGATCGCCAAGGGGCAGGCCACCGTCTGCGTCGAGCTGGACGAGAAGGGCAATGCCACCGACTACCTGCTCGTGGCCTGGACCCAGAAGTATTTTGGCGAGGCGCTGCTGCGCGCCGCGCAGGACACGAAATACGCCCCGCTCCTGTTCAAGGGGGTCGCGGTGCCGTCGCGCTTCAACTTCGGCTACGAATTCACGCCGGACTTCAGCGTCCCCATGAACACCTTCGACGCCGTCGAGCGCCGGGAGCTGGAGATCCGCGGGGGCCGGCCCGACTTCAAGTATCACCCGGTCACCGAGGCGGCCCTCGACAACCGGCTCGAGCGCGTGCGCGAGGCGGTGCCGCATTTCCCGGCCGGCTACACGCCGGTGGGCGGGAAGGGGGACTGGGTGGTCGTGTCGCTCTACATCGACGAGGAGGGCCATGTGCGGGTGCCGCGCGTGGACTCGGCCTCGTCGCCGCTGCTGGTCCGCAACGCCCTCCTGGCGGTGCATTACTGGCAGTTCAAGCCGGCGACGGTGAAGGGCAAGCCGGCGCTGGTGTATGCGGCCTTCGCCGTGAGTTTCATCGAAGCCCCGAAGTAA
- a CDS encoding zeta toxin family protein: MFAGPNGSGKSTLKSVLLPELLGAYLNPDEIEASIKRTGWLQTADFGVTTTAEDIIPFFANARLLADDQLQAAKQRLIFNDGRLEFPGIEVNSYWASVAVDFLQRRLTEQNASFTFETVMSHPGKIEILRAAQRAGYRTYLYFIATDDPAINLSRVRNRVKLGGHSVPKDKIITRYHRSLALLPDAIRATNRAYIFDNSGGKGEHTWLAEITDGKTLELKTNLMPAWFKRAVLDPLGLS, translated from the coding sequence ATGTTTGCCGGACCCAATGGTTCCGGAAAAAGCACACTGAAATCAGTGCTCTTGCCAGAGTTACTCGGAGCATATCTTAACCCCGATGAAATCGAGGCTTCAATCAAGCGAACGGGTTGGCTGCAAACCGCGGACTTCGGGGTAACGACAACCGCTGAAGACATCATACCGTTTTTCGCCAACGCCAGGCTTTTGGCGGATGACCAGCTCCAAGCCGCGAAGCAGCGCCTCATCTTCAACGATGGGCGTCTCGAATTCCCTGGGATAGAAGTAAATTCCTATTGGGCCTCTGTCGCGGTGGATTTTCTCCAACGCAGGCTAACGGAGCAGAACGCGTCATTTACGTTTGAAACCGTCATGTCACACCCGGGAAAAATTGAAATTCTCCGGGCAGCTCAACGCGCAGGCTATCGCACATACCTCTACTTTATCGCTACCGATGATCCTGCGATCAATCTCTCCCGGGTGCGCAACCGGGTGAAACTCGGCGGGCACTCTGTGCCAAAAGACAAAATCATTACGCGCTACCACCGATCACTGGCGCTGCTTCCAGACGCAATCCGCGCCACGAACCGTGCTTACATTTTCGATAATTCCGGTGGTAAAGGAGAGCATACATGGCTGGCAGAAATCACCGACGGGAAGACTTTGGAACTGAAAACGAACCTGATGCCGGCTTGGTTTAAGCGCGCGGTGCTCGACCCGCTTGGTCTAAGCTGA
- a CDS encoding IMP dehydrogenase — MTKPVASSASDSDFYLPADRFFAANLPSALTYDDVSLATLHSEILPKDTDLATTLAEGLRLQIPIISSDMDTVTESRMAIAMALNGGLGLIHYNLPGKDQIKEVARVKRHIHGLIQDPITVTPDMLVSEVLAMIDQKRFDFRTFPVVDSHGKLAGLLSGNLVKDRYKSKQVAEVMTPRKQLITVSERQMAADPIKAADKFFTENVGIHKVLVVDDKDHLRGLVTISDIERITNEAKSRRKPARDSHFRLVVGAAVSPIRKPDGSLDRDKIFDHVGELVREAVDIVAVSTAHGHTAGVGDVVKLIRGQFKDLPIIAGNVTSGAGVEFLAAAGANAIKIGQGPGSICTTRMVAGVGIPQLTALHVSAQGAARKGVRLIADGGITKSGDIVKALTLSDAVILGGLLAGCREAPGEIMEISGKLYKQYRGMGSHAAMKAGSAARYGHDKNDTARKVAAEGIEALKEVSGSVDDVLGNLIGGVQSGMGYLGAKDLGELRKKARYVRVTPAGQKEAAPHDVIEVATRHGG; from the coding sequence ATGACCAAGCCTGTTGCCTCTTCCGCCAGCGATTCGGACTTCTACCTGCCCGCCGACCGCTTCTTCGCCGCCAACCTGCCGAGCGCGCTGACCTACGACGACGTCTCGCTCGCCACGCTCCACTCGGAGATCCTCCCGAAGGACACCGACCTGGCCACCACCCTCGCCGAGGGCCTGCGGCTGCAGATCCCCATCATCTCGTCCGACATGGACACCGTGACCGAGTCGCGCATGGCCATCGCCATGGCACTCAACGGCGGTCTCGGCCTCATCCATTACAACCTGCCGGGCAAGGACCAGATCAAGGAGGTCGCCCGCGTGAAGCGCCACATCCACGGCCTCATCCAGGACCCCATCACCGTCACGCCGGACATGCTCGTCAGCGAGGTCCTGGCGATGATCGACCAGAAGCGCTTCGACTTCCGCACCTTCCCCGTCGTGGACAGCCACGGCAAGCTCGCCGGCCTCCTCTCCGGCAACCTCGTCAAGGACCGCTACAAGTCGAAGCAGGTCGCCGAGGTCATGACGCCCCGCAAGCAGCTCATCACCGTCTCCGAGAGACAGATGGCCGCCGACCCGATCAAGGCCGCGGACAAGTTTTTCACCGAGAACGTGGGCATCCACAAGGTCCTCGTCGTCGACGACAAGGACCACCTGCGCGGCCTCGTCACCATCTCCGACATCGAGCGCATCACCAACGAGGCGAAGTCCCGCCGCAAGCCGGCGCGCGACTCGCATTTCCGCCTCGTCGTCGGCGCGGCCGTCTCCCCGATCCGCAAGCCCGACGGCTCCCTCGACCGCGACAAGATCTTCGACCACGTGGGCGAACTCGTCCGCGAGGCCGTGGACATCGTCGCCGTCTCCACGGCACACGGGCACACCGCCGGCGTCGGCGATGTCGTGAAGCTCATCCGCGGCCAGTTCAAGGACCTGCCCATCATCGCCGGCAACGTCACCAGCGGCGCGGGCGTCGAGTTCCTCGCCGCCGCCGGCGCCAACGCCATCAAGATCGGCCAGGGCCCGGGCTCCATCTGCACCACGCGCATGGTGGCGGGCGTCGGCATCCCGCAGCTCACCGCGCTCCATGTCTCCGCCCAGGGTGCCGCCAGGAAGGGCGTCCGCCTCATCGCCGACGGCGGCATCACGAAGTCGGGCGACATCGTCAAGGCCCTCACCCTCTCCGACGCCGTCATCCTCGGCGGCCTGCTCGCCGGCTGCCGCGAGGCGCCGGGCGAGATCATGGAAATCTCGGGCAAGCTCTACAAACAATACCGCGGCATGGGCAGTCACGCCGCGATGAAGGCCGGCTCGGCCGCCCGCTACGGCCACGACAAGAACGACACGGCCCGCAAGGTGGCCGCCGAGGGCATCGAGGCCCTCAAGGAAGTCTCCGGCTCGGTGGACGACGTGCTCGGCAACCTCATCGGCGGCGTCCAGAGCGGCATGGGTTACCTCGGGGCCAAGGACCTCGGCGAGCTCCGCAAGAAGGCCCGCTACGTCCGCGTGACGCCCGCCGGCCAGAAGGAAGCGGCCCCGCACGACGTCATCGAGGTCGCCACGCGCCATGGCGGCTGA
- a CDS encoding o-succinylbenzoate synthase — translation MAYRFEFKPYRLPLRAPLRTAHGAWTEREGLLVRLEDPAGRVGYGEIAPLSWFGTETLAEAGEICRKFGATVTDELLDAVPSRFGCVRFALACAKSEVERGLRTRLGESTEQKTRPEAGFHLTTNTRLPVAALLPAGREALAALPAKLEAGYLAFKWKVGVGAVDDELGIFDDLLAALPAYAKLRLDANGGWDRRQAAKWLARCAERPVEFVEQPVNPGDEAALLGLAADFPVTLALDESVTGLAAAQRWQGQGWRGVFVLKPALTGPLAELAAWVAATKADIVLSSAIETALGRAAILRAALTQPLTQRALGFGVGEIFGDRRWDGPFLGPVLDGSWIKGVEPEVIWNALNP, via the coding sequence ATGGCTTATCGCTTTGAGTTCAAACCTTACCGCCTGCCGTTGCGGGCGCCGCTGCGGACGGCCCACGGGGCCTGGACGGAGCGCGAGGGCCTCCTCGTGCGGCTGGAGGACCCGGCCGGCCGGGTCGGTTACGGGGAAATCGCCCCGCTGTCGTGGTTTGGGACGGAAACGTTGGCCGAAGCCGGGGAAATTTGCCGAAAGTTCGGGGCGACCGTGACAGACGAACTCTTGGACGCTGTGCCGTCTCGCTTCGGCTGCGTGCGGTTCGCCTTGGCGTGTGCCAAGTCCGAGGTGGAGCGTGGCCTCCGGACGCGCTTAGGGGAATCCACAGAACAGAAAACCCGTCCGGAGGCCGGGTTCCACCTTACGACAAACACGCGTCTGCCGGTCGCCGCCCTGTTGCCGGCCGGTCGCGAGGCACTGGCCGCCTTGCCAGCCAAACTCGAGGCGGGTTATCTCGCCTTCAAGTGGAAGGTCGGCGTCGGAGCCGTAGACGATGAACTCGGGATTTTCGACGACCTGCTGGCTGCCCTGCCGGCCTACGCCAAGCTGCGGCTCGACGCCAACGGAGGCTGGGACCGCCGTCAGGCGGCCAAGTGGCTCGCGCGGTGCGCCGAGCGCCCGGTGGAATTCGTGGAGCAACCCGTGAACCCGGGCGACGAGGCCGCGCTGCTGGGTCTCGCGGCGGATTTTCCCGTGACGCTGGCACTCGACGAGTCGGTCACCGGTCTCGCGGCAGCGCAGCGCTGGCAGGGGCAGGGTTGGCGCGGGGTGTTCGTCCTCAAGCCCGCGCTGACGGGTCCGCTGGCCGAGCTCGCCGCCTGGGTGGCCGCGACCAAGGCCGATATTGTGCTCTCGAGCGCGATCGAAACGGCGCTGGGTCGGGCGGCAATCCTGCGGGCGGCGCTCACCCAGCCGCTGACCCAGCGGGCGCTCGGCTTCGGTGTCGGTGAGATTTTTGGCGATCGCCGCTGGGACGGCCCGTTCCTCGGGCCGGTGCTGGACGGCAGCTGGATCAAGGGAGTGGAACCGGAAGTGATCTGGAATGCCTTAAATCCCTGA
- the tnpA gene encoding IS200/IS605 family transposase, whose translation MESRYMHKPHNVSVLMYHLVCAAKYRRVVMSEKVDEVLRQVCLEIEKRWEVRFLEIGLDRDHVHFLIQTVPSYSPSRMVQLVKSVVAREVFTQVPEVKQKLWGGAFWGEGYFVNTVGQHGSEKVIAAYVQGQGGKSEYRQLHKGQLDFELS comes from the coding sequence ATGGAGAGTCGGTATATGCACAAGCCGCACAACGTTTCTGTGTTGATGTATCATTTGGTGTGCGCGGCGAAGTATCGGCGGGTGGTGATGAGTGAGAAGGTGGATGAGGTGCTACGGCAAGTGTGCTTGGAGATCGAGAAGCGCTGGGAGGTTCGATTTCTGGAGATCGGGTTGGATCGGGATCATGTCCACTTTCTCATCCAAACCGTGCCGAGTTACAGTCCGAGTCGGATGGTGCAGCTCGTGAAGAGCGTGGTTGCACGGGAGGTGTTCACGCAGGTGCCGGAAGTGAAACAGAAGTTGTGGGGCGGAGCGTTCTGGGGGGAGGGCTATTTCGTAAACACGGTGGGTCAGCACGGCAGCGAAAAGGTGATAGCCGCGTATGTTCAGGGACAGGGCGGGAAGAGTGAGTATCGTCAGTTGCACAAGGGGCAGTTGGATTTCGAGCTGTCTTGA
- a CDS encoding AMP-binding protein — translation MTALAAAVAGDGEVFLGSPAWGANERAQLKEHLSLNGPSAVPQVCSAISAPSAPSGLSASVSQSENRGQTPGGQQPATARSQISQPAASGWLMIPTGGTSGRLKFARHDEETLAAAVGGFSRHFGLAQVNAAGVLPLHHVSGLMAWLRCALTGGEYRPLDWKAVEGGDLPVLPAKPAGWTISLVPTQLERLLNCRAGSPHPASGASLGHEARRDAEIPPYNQTAVEWLRQFRIIFLGGGPAWPALLDRAAAAGLPLSLGYGMTETAAMVTALRPEEFLAGARNCGTALPHATVRIGADNTIIIGGDSLFRGYHPAWRDRGDFETQDHGLIDERNRLFVLGRRDAVIITGGEKVEPAELEAVLRGTGQFPDLVVLGLPDARWGQLLVVVYPGNAHPNFHEVIRATNHLADYKRPKRYIPLVGAWPATGQGKVNRAGLVERVAAQLKERR, via the coding sequence ATGACCGCCCTTGCCGCCGCCGTGGCCGGAGACGGCGAGGTGTTCCTCGGCAGCCCGGCTTGGGGAGCGAACGAGCGCGCACAGTTGAAAGAACATCTTTCGCTAAATGGTCCGTCTGCTGTCCCTCAGGTTTGCTCCGCCATCTCCGCGCCAAGCGCTCCGTCAGGTCTCTCTGCCTCGGTTTCGCAAAGCGAGAACCGGGGACAGACACCGGGCGGGCAGCAGCCCGCAACGGCGAGGTCTCAGATTTCTCAGCCAGCCGCGAGCGGCTGGCTTATGATCCCGACCGGCGGCACCTCGGGCCGGCTGAAGTTCGCGCGGCACGACGAAGAGACGCTCGCCGCCGCCGTGGGCGGGTTCTCGCGGCACTTCGGCCTCGCTCAAGTCAACGCCGCCGGCGTGCTGCCGCTGCATCATGTCAGCGGGCTCATGGCCTGGCTGCGTTGCGCCCTGACCGGCGGCGAATACCGGCCGCTCGACTGGAAGGCGGTGGAGGGCGGCGACCTCCCCGTCCTGCCCGCGAAGCCCGCGGGCTGGACAATTTCGCTCGTGCCGACCCAGCTTGAGCGCCTGCTGAACTGTAGGGCGGGATCACCGCATCCCGCCTCGGGCGCATCCCTTGGCCACGAGGCAAGGCGGGATGCGGAGATCCCGCCCTACAACCAAACCGCGGTGGAATGGCTGCGGCAGTTCCGCATCATCTTCCTTGGCGGCGGGCCGGCGTGGCCGGCGCTGCTCGACCGGGCGGCCGCCGCGGGGCTGCCGCTGTCGCTGGGCTACGGCATGACCGAGACGGCGGCGATGGTCACGGCCCTCCGGCCGGAGGAATTCCTGGCCGGGGCGCGGAACTGCGGCACGGCCCTGCCGCACGCGACGGTGCGGATCGGGGCCGACAACACGATCATCATTGGCGGCGATTCGCTGTTCCGCGGCTACCACCCGGCGTGGCGGGATCGGGGGGATTTCGAGACGCAGGACCACGGATTGATCGATGAGAGGAACCGCCTCTTCGTCCTGGGCCGGCGCGACGCGGTCATCATCACCGGCGGCGAGAAGGTGGAGCCGGCGGAGCTCGAGGCGGTGCTGCGCGGCACCGGGCAATTTCCGGACCTCGTCGTGCTTGGCCTGCCCGATGCCAGGTGGGGCCAGCTCCTGGTGGTCGTCTATCCCGGCAACGCCCACCCCAATTTCCACGAGGTGATCCGGGCGACAAACCACCTCGCAGACTACAAGCGGCCGAAGCGCTACATCCCGCTGGTGGGGGCTTGGCCGGCCACCGGCCAGGGCAAGGTCAACCGCGCCGGGCTCGTGGAGCGGGTGGCGGCCCAGCTGAAGGAACGGCGGTGA
- a CDS encoding helix-hairpin-helix domain-containing protein has translation MNKTEIAAVLTEIGTLLELKGENPFKTRAYQAGARVVESLGEDELKARVADGTLQEVKGIGEALAQKITELSTTGRLEFFDQLKASVPAGLVEIMAIPGMGPKKVRALQEKLGVDTIAKLRAACAENRVAALDGFGEKTQERILAGIRNREAYNKRHLWFVAAEAAAPILAGLQKLPGVKQVESCGSLRRRMETVGDIDFLVATTEPAPIVEWFVTQPGIKEVTARGETKASVRLESGLQADLRLVPPEQFVFTLHHLTGSKDHNVQMRQRALARGFSMSEWGLFPSDQKHGPTEKEKPETGDLRPEGKDKKKPESPGASSGFQVSGFRSQVSVKTESDLFKALGLHFVSPELREGHGEIELAEKDALPQLLEEADIRGVFHNHTTASDGHNTLEEMVAATQALGLDYLGIADHSKSSVQARGLTEERLAAQIGEIGKLNAAKKFKCHVFTGTECDILPDGKLDFDQGILAQLDYTVVSVHSSFRQERDVMTKRIIRAIEQPHVTMLGHLTGRLLLEREGYEVDVDKVVDAAIANGVVIELNANPWRLDLDWRHWRKAAEKGLLTSINPDAHRTEQLAFYKIGVGIARKGWLTKDQVVTTKPLAAMKQWLAAKR, from the coding sequence ATGAATAAGACCGAGATCGCCGCCGTTCTGACCGAGATCGGCACTCTGCTCGAACTGAAGGGTGAGAATCCCTTCAAGACCCGGGCCTACCAGGCCGGGGCGCGCGTCGTGGAGTCGCTGGGCGAGGACGAGCTCAAGGCGCGCGTGGCCGACGGCACGCTGCAGGAGGTCAAGGGCATCGGCGAGGCGCTGGCGCAGAAGATCACCGAATTGTCGACGACCGGGCGGCTGGAGTTCTTCGACCAGCTCAAGGCGTCCGTGCCGGCGGGGTTGGTGGAGATCATGGCCATTCCCGGCATGGGTCCGAAAAAGGTCCGGGCGTTGCAGGAGAAACTCGGCGTCGACACCATCGCCAAGCTCCGCGCGGCCTGCGCGGAGAACCGGGTGGCGGCGCTCGACGGCTTCGGCGAGAAAACCCAGGAGCGCATCCTGGCCGGCATCCGCAACCGCGAGGCCTACAACAAGCGGCACCTCTGGTTCGTGGCCGCCGAGGCGGCGGCACCGATTCTCGCCGGGCTGCAGAAACTTCCCGGCGTCAAGCAGGTGGAGTCGTGCGGCAGCCTGCGCCGGCGGATGGAGACGGTCGGCGACATTGACTTCCTCGTGGCGACGACCGAGCCGGCGCCGATCGTCGAATGGTTCGTCACGCAGCCGGGCATCAAGGAGGTCACGGCCCGCGGCGAGACCAAGGCGAGCGTGCGGCTCGAGTCCGGCCTGCAGGCCGACCTGCGGTTGGTGCCGCCCGAGCAGTTCGTCTTCACGCTGCACCACCTGACCGGCTCGAAGGACCACAACGTCCAGATGCGCCAGCGCGCGCTGGCCCGGGGCTTCAGTATGAGCGAGTGGGGACTTTTCCCGTCGGACCAGAAGCATGGTCCGACGGAAAAAGAGAAACCTGAAACCGGAGACCTGAGACCTGAGGGGAAAGACAAAAAGAAACCCGAATCGCCCGGCGCTTCCTCAGGCTTTCAGGTTTCAGGTTTCAGGTCTCAGGTCTCGGTGAAGACCGAGTCCGATCTCTTCAAGGCGCTCGGGCTGCACTTCGTCTCGCCCGAACTGCGCGAGGGGCACGGAGAGATCGAATTGGCGGAAAAGGACGCCCTGCCGCAACTGCTGGAGGAGGCCGACATCCGCGGCGTGTTTCACAACCACACGACGGCATCCGACGGACACAACACCCTCGAAGAAATGGTCGCGGCGACGCAGGCGCTCGGGCTCGACTACCTCGGCATCGCCGATCACTCCAAGTCCAGTGTCCAGGCGCGGGGCCTCACCGAGGAGCGGTTGGCGGCGCAGATCGGGGAGATCGGGAAGCTCAACGCCGCGAAGAAATTCAAGTGCCACGTCTTCACCGGCACGGAATGCGACATCCTGCCCGACGGGAAACTCGACTTTGACCAGGGCATCCTGGCCCAGCTGGACTACACGGTGGTGTCGGTGCACAGCTCATTCCGGCAGGAGCGCGACGTCATGACGAAGCGCATCATCCGCGCCATCGAGCAGCCGCACGTGACGATGCTCGGGCACCTGACCGGCCGGCTGCTGCTTGAGCGCGAAGGCTATGAGGTGGACGTCGACAAGGTCGTCGATGCCGCCATCGCCAACGGGGTGGTCATTGAGCTCAACGCCAACCCCTGGCGCCTGGACCTGGACTGGCGGCACTGGCGCAAGGCGGCGGAGAAGGGCCTGCTGACGAGCATCAATCCCGACGCCCACCGCACCGAGCAGCTGGCCTTCTACAAGATCGGCGTCGGCATCGCCCGCAAGGGCTGGCTGACGAAGGATCAGGTCGTCACCACCAAGCCGCTGGCCGCGATGAAGCAGTGGCTCGCGGCAAAGCGTTAG
- a CDS encoding type II toxin-antitoxin system VapC family toxin encodes MVFCDTSMVAKLYVVEAESKAVRALLEKDDQRFVSDLVRIELMGVFHRQLREKVWSREKFDAAVRQFNTDDIGGFWTWLPLDAAIIEAAAKTYLTLPVPVFLRAADCLHLITGVHHNLPEIYTYDRHQTLAAPALGLRPMKA; translated from the coding sequence ATGGTTTTTTGCGACACATCGATGGTCGCCAAGCTCTATGTGGTCGAGGCCGAATCGAAGGCCGTGCGGGCATTGCTCGAAAAAGATGACCAGCGCTTCGTGTCGGATTTGGTTCGCATCGAGTTGATGGGCGTTTTTCACCGGCAATTACGTGAGAAAGTCTGGTCTCGCGAAAAATTTGATGCCGCCGTCCGTCAATTCAACACCGACGACATCGGAGGGTTTTGGACGTGGCTCCCCTTGGACGCAGCCATCATCGAGGCGGCCGCCAAGACCTATCTCACGCTTCCCGTCCCGGTATTTCTCCGGGCGGCGGATTGTCTCCACCTGATCACCGGCGTGCACCACAACCTGCCCGAAATCTACACCTACGACCGGCATCAGACGCTGGCGGCACCGGCGCTAGGCCTTAGACCGATGAAAGCATAA